One stretch of Brachyhypopomus gauderio isolate BG-103 chromosome 10, BGAUD_0.2, whole genome shotgun sequence DNA includes these proteins:
- the epha5 gene encoding ephrin type-A receptor 5 isoform X3, with the protein MVSRWSYIKTLSVKVWIFFLSLAVWETLCIPSNEVNLLDSRSVMGDLGWIAYPKNGWEEIGEVDENYAPIHTYQVCKVMEHNQNNWLQTNWIVNEGAQRVFVELKFTLRDCNSLPGGLGTCKETFNVYYYESNDEDNRNVRESQYNKIDTIAADESFTELDLGDRVMKLNTEVRDVGPLTKKGFYLAFQDLGACIALVSVRVFYKKCPHVVRNLAFFPDTITGSDSSQLLEVPGTCVNSSVAEELPRMHCSAEGEWLVPIGRCMCQAGHEEVNGSCQVCKPGFYRSALQTRTCSKCPPHSFTRTEAATFCQCEQGYYRKDTDPTNMACTKPPSSPRNAISNVNETSVFLEWAAPEETGGRKDVTYSVLCRKTGADPGHHEPCGGHVRYLPQRTGLSNTSVMVVDLLAHTNYTFEVEAVNGVSELAKPLRQYVSLNVTTNQAAPSPITVVKKGKTAKNSISVSWQQPDRPNGIILEYEIKYFEKDQETSYTIIKSKETEIVADGLKPSSAYVFQIRARTSAGYGSFSRRFEFETSPYPV; encoded by the exons ATGGTTTCTCGGTGGAGTTATATCAAGACCCTGTCCGTAAAAGTGTGGATTTTCTTCTTAAGCCTCGCAGTGTGGGAGACGCTGTGCATTCCTAGTAACGAAG TGAACTTGCTGGACTCTCGCTCTGTGATGGGTGACCTGGGATGGATCGCCTACCCGAAGAACGGC TGGGAAGAAATTGGAGAGGTGGATGAAAACTACGCCCCCATTCACACCTATCAGGTGTGCAAGGTAATGgagcacaaccagaacaactggCTGCAGACCAACTGGATCGTAAACGAAGGAGCCCAGAGGGTGTTTGTGGAGCTCAAGTTCACTCTGAGGGACTGCAACAGCCTTCCCGGAGGCCTGGGTACCTGCAAGGAGACCTTCAACGTCTACTACTATGAGTCCAATGACGAGGACAACAGGAACGTCCGGGAGAGCCAGTACAATAAAATCGACACCATCGCGGCGGACGAGAGCTTCACGGAGCTCGACCTCGGAGACAGGGTCATGAAACTGAACACGGAGGTGAGGGACGTGGGCCCGCTCACAAAGAAAGGTTTCTACCTGGCTTTTCAAGACCTGGGCGCCTGCATCGCTCTGGTGTCCGTTCGCGTCTTCTACAAGAAGTGCCCCCACGTTGTGAGGAACTTGGCCTTCTTCCCGGATACTATAACGGGATCGGATTCCTCGCAACTCCTGGAGGTGCCAGGGACCTGCGTCAACAGCTCTGTGGCCGAGGAGCttcccagaatgcactgcaGCGCAGAGGGGGAGTGGCTGGTGCCCATCGGGAGGTGCATGTGCCAGGCGGGCCATGAGGAAGTTAATGGCTCCTGTCAAG TGTGTAAACCAGGATTCTACAGATCTGCCCTGCAGACCAGAACATGTAGTAAGTGTCCCCCACACAGTTTCACCAGGACGGAGGCCGCCACCTTCTGCCAGTGTGAGCAGGGCTACTACAGGAAGGACACGGACCCAACCAACATGGCCTGCACAA AGCCGCCCTCATCCCCGCGGAACGCCATCTCCAACGTGAACGAGACGAGCGTGTTCCTGGAGTGGGCCGCACCCGAAGAGACCGGCGGCCGCAAGGACGTGACCTACAGCGTTTTGTGCAGGAAGACCGGCGCTGACCCAGGCCATCACGAGCCATGCGGTGGACACGTCCGCTACCTGCCCCAGCGCACAGGCCTCAGCAACACCTCCGTCATGGTGGTGGACCTGCTGGCCCACACCAACTACACTTTCGAGGTGGAGGCGGTGAACGGTGTGTCTGAGCTTGCCAAACCCCTGCGCCAGTACGTGTCCTTGAACGTGACAACCAACCAGGCAG CACCTTCTCCGATTACCGTGGTGAAGAAAGGCAAAACGGCAAAGAACAGCATCTCCGTGTCCTGGCAACAACCGGACCGGCCCAACGGCATCATCCTGGAGTATGAGATCAAGTACTTTGAAAAG GATCAGGAGACCAGCTACACCATCATCAAGTCGAAGGAGACGGAGATCGTGGCAGACGGGCTGAAGCCGTCCTCAGCCTACGTCTTTCAGATCAGAGCACGCACATCTGCAGGTTATGGCAGCTTCAGTCGCCGCTTCGAGTTTGAGACTAGCCCGTACC CTGTTTGA
- the epha5 gene encoding ephrin type-A receptor 5 isoform X4: protein MVSRWSYIKTLSVKVWIFFLSLAVWETLCIPSNEVNLLDSRSVMGDLGWIAYPKNGWEEIGEVDENYAPIHTYQVCKVMEHNQNNWLQTNWIVNEGAQRVFVELKFTLRDCNSLPGGLGTCKETFNVYYYESNDEDNRNVRESQYNKIDTIAADESFTELDLGDRVMKLNTEVRDVGPLTKKGFYLAFQDLGACIALVSVRVFYKKCPHVVRNLAFFPDTITGSDSSQLLEVPGTCVNSSVAEELPRMHCSAEGEWLVPIGRCMCQAGHEEVNGSCQAHGRMSGWPEQ, encoded by the exons ATGGTTTCTCGGTGGAGTTATATCAAGACCCTGTCCGTAAAAGTGTGGATTTTCTTCTTAAGCCTCGCAGTGTGGGAGACGCTGTGCATTCCTAGTAACGAAG TGAACTTGCTGGACTCTCGCTCTGTGATGGGTGACCTGGGATGGATCGCCTACCCGAAGAACGGC TGGGAAGAAATTGGAGAGGTGGATGAAAACTACGCCCCCATTCACACCTATCAGGTGTGCAAGGTAATGgagcacaaccagaacaactggCTGCAGACCAACTGGATCGTAAACGAAGGAGCCCAGAGGGTGTTTGTGGAGCTCAAGTTCACTCTGAGGGACTGCAACAGCCTTCCCGGAGGCCTGGGTACCTGCAAGGAGACCTTCAACGTCTACTACTATGAGTCCAATGACGAGGACAACAGGAACGTCCGGGAGAGCCAGTACAATAAAATCGACACCATCGCGGCGGACGAGAGCTTCACGGAGCTCGACCTCGGAGACAGGGTCATGAAACTGAACACGGAGGTGAGGGACGTGGGCCCGCTCACAAAGAAAGGTTTCTACCTGGCTTTTCAAGACCTGGGCGCCTGCATCGCTCTGGTGTCCGTTCGCGTCTTCTACAAGAAGTGCCCCCACGTTGTGAGGAACTTGGCCTTCTTCCCGGATACTATAACGGGATCGGATTCCTCGCAACTCCTGGAGGTGCCAGGGACCTGCGTCAACAGCTCTGTGGCCGAGGAGCttcccagaatgcactgcaGCGCAGAGGGGGAGTGGCTGGTGCCCATCGGGAGGTGCATGTGCCAGGCGGGCCATGAGGAAGTTAATGGCTCCTGTCAAG CACATGGTCGGATGAGTGGGTGGCCTGAACAGTGA